In Salmo salar chromosome ssa03, Ssal_v3.1, whole genome shotgun sequence, a single genomic region encodes these proteins:
- the LOC106600169 gene encoding ETS-related transcription factor Elf-1 isoform X1, translating into MVDQQQDFLVLTAVSNCLKRRGQVKTTGPLAAYTSSSRVETVKKRKQLDEHLASPAVIVEQVPHSHLLSYSGLACEQTHTDDHLLTTVEGSESGDEETMETLVAAETLLNMDSPDSLSLDQQHYTQLYVPSLGDAITSPVTHQLMVSVEDIVGALSQPQWVTLQRESVAEQPKKKKRGKKSKRPESPTPDITFKRGKYSKGNTLYLWQFLIELLQDRQACPRYIKWTNRNAGIFKLVNSKAVARLWGKHKNKPDMNYETMGRALRYYYQRGILNKVEGQRLVYQFASLPKDMVFISGDEDQEDQGNHEDDEDVPEESPPSSDQSLDDLASYEHSFPPPPPSSRPGYQRSRQTSSTPATAQRHQPGPKSESRSPAQRRTVLRPLGGSLIQQQHLPIVSAEMLRTLQNVQSLQTGQHGSVFRTAQLLGSMCERQAATAEQTTGQIVTLQLLPVTCPVKQGKLEVKTEEDPDSGLTRE; encoded by the exons ATGGTAGACCAGCAACAAGATTTTCTGGTGCTAACAGCAGTCAGTAACTGCCTGAAGAGAAGAGGACAG GTTAAGACCACAGGACCGTTGGCGGCCTACACTTCCTCATCGAGAGTAGAAACCGTGAAGAAGAGAAAACAA CTGGATGAGCACTTGGCCTCTCCTGCAGTGATAGTGGAGCAGGTCCCACACTCCCACCTGCTCTCCTACTCAGGCCTGGCCTgtgagcagacacacacagacgacCACTTGctaacaacag tGGAGGGCAGTGAGAGTGGAGATGAGGAAACCATGGAAACATTGGTGGCAGCTGAgactctcctcaacatggactCCCCCGACTCCCTCTCTCTGGACCAACAGcactaca CCCAGCTGTACGTTCCCTCCCTGGGTGATGCCATCACATCGCCCGTTACCCACCAGTTGATGGTGTCAGTAGAGGACATTGTGGGAGCTCTGAGCCAGCCCCAGTGGGTCACGCTGCAGAGGGAGTCGGTTGCCGAGcaaccaaagaagaagaagagag GTAAGAAATCCAAAAGGCCTGAATCTCCCACACCGGACATCACATTCAAGAGGGGAAAATACAgcaaag GTAACACTCTGTATCTGTGGCAGTTCCTGATTGAGCTTCTTCAAGACCGTCAGGCCTGCCCCCGCTATATCAAATGGACCAATCGGAATGCAGGGATTTTTAAGCTGGTCAACTCTAAGGCTGTGGCCCGACTCTGgggaaaacacaaaaacaaaccaGACATGAACTATGAGACCATGGGCCGAGCTCTCAG gtaCTACTACCAGCGTGGGATCCTGAACAAGGTGGAGGGCCAGAGGCTGGTGTACCAGTTTGCTTCCCTGCCCAAGGACATGGTCTTCATCAGTGGTGATGAAGACCAGGAGGACCAAGGCAATCATGAGGATGATGAAGACGTTCCAGAGGAAAGCCCGCCCTCCAGTGACCAATCCCTGGACGATTTAGCGTCCTACGAGCattctttccctcctcctcccccctcctctagaCCAGGTTACCAAAGGTCCAGGCAGACCAGCAGTACTCCGGCAACAGCCCAGCGGCACCAACCCGGCCCAAAATCCGAGTCCCGATCCCCAGCCCAGCGCAGAACAGTTCTTCGACCACTGGGAGGCAGTCTGATCCAGCAGCAGCACCTGCCTATAGTCTCAGCTGAGATGCTGCGCACCCTGCAGAACGTGCAGTCTCTGCAGACCGGTCAGCACGGGTCGGTCTTCAGAACCGCTCAGCTGCTGGGGAGTATGTGTGAGAGACAGGCTGCTACTGCAGAACAGACCACCGGTCAGATagtgactctgcagttactgccCGTGACCTGCCCTGTCAAGCAGGGGAAGCTGGAGGTTAAGACAGAGGAGGACCCAGACTCAGGACTGACCAGGGAGTAG
- the LOC106600169 gene encoding ETS-related transcription factor Elf-1 isoform X2, with translation MSAMLQQTELIFEYASDRVNNGLQLDEHLASPAVIVEQVPHSHLLSYSGLACEQTHTDDHLLTTVEGSESGDEETMETLVAAETLLNMDSPDSLSLDQQHYTQLYVPSLGDAITSPVTHQLMVSVEDIVGALSQPQWVTLQRESVAEQPKKKKRGKKSKRPESPTPDITFKRGKYSKGNTLYLWQFLIELLQDRQACPRYIKWTNRNAGIFKLVNSKAVARLWGKHKNKPDMNYETMGRALRYYYQRGILNKVEGQRLVYQFASLPKDMVFISGDEDQEDQGNHEDDEDVPEESPPSSDQSLDDLASYEHSFPPPPPSSRPGYQRSRQTSSTPATAQRHQPGPKSESRSPAQRRTVLRPLGGSLIQQQHLPIVSAEMLRTLQNVQSLQTGQHGSVFRTAQLLGSMCERQAATAEQTTGQIVTLQLLPVTCPVKQGKLEVKTEEDPDSGLTRE, from the exons ATGTCTGCCATGCTGCAGCAGACGGAACTCATCTTTGAGTATGCCAGCGACCGCGTGAATAATGGACTACAG CTGGATGAGCACTTGGCCTCTCCTGCAGTGATAGTGGAGCAGGTCCCACACTCCCACCTGCTCTCCTACTCAGGCCTGGCCTgtgagcagacacacacagacgacCACTTGctaacaacag tGGAGGGCAGTGAGAGTGGAGATGAGGAAACCATGGAAACATTGGTGGCAGCTGAgactctcctcaacatggactCCCCCGACTCCCTCTCTCTGGACCAACAGcactaca CCCAGCTGTACGTTCCCTCCCTGGGTGATGCCATCACATCGCCCGTTACCCACCAGTTGATGGTGTCAGTAGAGGACATTGTGGGAGCTCTGAGCCAGCCCCAGTGGGTCACGCTGCAGAGGGAGTCGGTTGCCGAGcaaccaaagaagaagaagagag GTAAGAAATCCAAAAGGCCTGAATCTCCCACACCGGACATCACATTCAAGAGGGGAAAATACAgcaaag GTAACACTCTGTATCTGTGGCAGTTCCTGATTGAGCTTCTTCAAGACCGTCAGGCCTGCCCCCGCTATATCAAATGGACCAATCGGAATGCAGGGATTTTTAAGCTGGTCAACTCTAAGGCTGTGGCCCGACTCTGgggaaaacacaaaaacaaaccaGACATGAACTATGAGACCATGGGCCGAGCTCTCAG gtaCTACTACCAGCGTGGGATCCTGAACAAGGTGGAGGGCCAGAGGCTGGTGTACCAGTTTGCTTCCCTGCCCAAGGACATGGTCTTCATCAGTGGTGATGAAGACCAGGAGGACCAAGGCAATCATGAGGATGATGAAGACGTTCCAGAGGAAAGCCCGCCCTCCAGTGACCAATCCCTGGACGATTTAGCGTCCTACGAGCattctttccctcctcctcccccctcctctagaCCAGGTTACCAAAGGTCCAGGCAGACCAGCAGTACTCCGGCAACAGCCCAGCGGCACCAACCCGGCCCAAAATCCGAGTCCCGATCCCCAGCCCAGCGCAGAACAGTTCTTCGACCACTGGGAGGCAGTCTGATCCAGCAGCAGCACCTGCCTATAGTCTCAGCTGAGATGCTGCGCACCCTGCAGAACGTGCAGTCTCTGCAGACCGGTCAGCACGGGTCGGTCTTCAGAACCGCTCAGCTGCTGGGGAGTATGTGTGAGAGACAGGCTGCTACTGCAGAACAGACCACCGGTCAGATagtgactctgcagttactgccCGTGACCTGCCCTGTCAAGCAGGGGAAGCTGGAGGTTAAGACAGAGGAGGACCCAGACTCAGGACTGACCAGGGAGTAG
- the LOC106600169 gene encoding ETS-related transcription factor Elf-1 isoform X3 encodes MEGSESGDEETMETLVAAETLLNMDSPDSLSLDQQHYTQLYVPSLGDAITSPVTHQLMVSVEDIVGALSQPQWVTLQRESVAEQPKKKKRGKKSKRPESPTPDITFKRGKYSKGNTLYLWQFLIELLQDRQACPRYIKWTNRNAGIFKLVNSKAVARLWGKHKNKPDMNYETMGRALRYYYQRGILNKVEGQRLVYQFASLPKDMVFISGDEDQEDQGNHEDDEDVPEESPPSSDQSLDDLASYEHSFPPPPPSSRPGYQRSRQTSSTPATAQRHQPGPKSESRSPAQRRTVLRPLGGSLIQQQHLPIVSAEMLRTLQNVQSLQTGQHGSVFRTAQLLGSMCERQAATAEQTTGQIVTLQLLPVTCPVKQGKLEVKTEEDPDSGLTRE; translated from the exons A tGGAGGGCAGTGAGAGTGGAGATGAGGAAACCATGGAAACATTGGTGGCAGCTGAgactctcctcaacatggactCCCCCGACTCCCTCTCTCTGGACCAACAGcactaca CCCAGCTGTACGTTCCCTCCCTGGGTGATGCCATCACATCGCCCGTTACCCACCAGTTGATGGTGTCAGTAGAGGACATTGTGGGAGCTCTGAGCCAGCCCCAGTGGGTCACGCTGCAGAGGGAGTCGGTTGCCGAGcaaccaaagaagaagaagagag GTAAGAAATCCAAAAGGCCTGAATCTCCCACACCGGACATCACATTCAAGAGGGGAAAATACAgcaaag GTAACACTCTGTATCTGTGGCAGTTCCTGATTGAGCTTCTTCAAGACCGTCAGGCCTGCCCCCGCTATATCAAATGGACCAATCGGAATGCAGGGATTTTTAAGCTGGTCAACTCTAAGGCTGTGGCCCGACTCTGgggaaaacacaaaaacaaaccaGACATGAACTATGAGACCATGGGCCGAGCTCTCAG gtaCTACTACCAGCGTGGGATCCTGAACAAGGTGGAGGGCCAGAGGCTGGTGTACCAGTTTGCTTCCCTGCCCAAGGACATGGTCTTCATCAGTGGTGATGAAGACCAGGAGGACCAAGGCAATCATGAGGATGATGAAGACGTTCCAGAGGAAAGCCCGCCCTCCAGTGACCAATCCCTGGACGATTTAGCGTCCTACGAGCattctttccctcctcctcccccctcctctagaCCAGGTTACCAAAGGTCCAGGCAGACCAGCAGTACTCCGGCAACAGCCCAGCGGCACCAACCCGGCCCAAAATCCGAGTCCCGATCCCCAGCCCAGCGCAGAACAGTTCTTCGACCACTGGGAGGCAGTCTGATCCAGCAGCAGCACCTGCCTATAGTCTCAGCTGAGATGCTGCGCACCCTGCAGAACGTGCAGTCTCTGCAGACCGGTCAGCACGGGTCGGTCTTCAGAACCGCTCAGCTGCTGGGGAGTATGTGTGAGAGACAGGCTGCTACTGCAGAACAGACCACCGGTCAGATagtgactctgcagttactgccCGTGACCTGCCCTGTCAAGCAGGGGAAGCTGGAGGTTAAGACAGAGGAGGACCCAGACTCAGGACTGACCAGGGAGTAG